In the Bacillus solimangrovi genome, AATAATGGCCTCTCTGACTGATTAAACTTTCATGTGTTCCTCGCTCTACAATTTCTCCCTTATGCAAAACGATTATTTCGTCTGCATCCTGAATAGTCGATAGACGGTGTGCAATAGCAATCGTTGTCCTGCCTCTTCTCATTGCCTTTAGTGCTGTTTGAATTTTCTCTTCCGTTTCTGTATCAATATTCGCAGTTGCTTCATCCAATACTAAAATTTTAGGATTTAACACCATTGTTCGTGCAAAGGAAATTAACTGTCTCTGACCACTTGAGAATGTACTACCACCTTCATTAACTTCAAAATCATAGTTATTAGGCAGTCCTTCAATCATTTCGTGTACTTGTACAAATTTAGATGCCCTTACTACATCTTCTTTTGTTATATCGTTACCATACATTTTTATATTTTCTTCAACAGTACCTGCAAATAGAAAAGCATCTTGTAATACTAAACCAACCTGACTACGATAACTTTTTTCATTATATTCAGATAGTGGTTTCCCATCTATCGTAATTTGTCCTCGAGCTCCATTGTAAAAATTCATTAACAAATTAATAATCGAACTCTTCCCACTACCAGTATGTCCAACGATTGCAATTGTTTCTGAAGGTTTAGCAGTGAATGAGATATTTTTTAGTACATCGTTCTCTCCTTCATAACTAAAGCTCACATTTTGAAAAGAAATTTCACCTTTTTCAATTTCTTTTGATTCTTTCTTATTAAATTGAGGTGCATAGTCATCTTCATCCAATAGTTGAAAAACCCTCGTAGATGCAACAATAGCTTGTTGAAAGATAGACAAACGCATCATCATCTGATTGACAGGTTCGAAAAATCTTTCCAAATAATTCACAAAAGCATAGATGACACCAATCTCTACAGCATAATCAAACGATTGAAATCCAAAAAAGGATAATACCATGATAATTGTAAATATATAAATTAAATCGACTGCTGGTCGAAGTAACAAACCATCAAGTTTGATCCCCTTCAAACCAGCATCATAATGTTTATCATTAATCTGTTCAAATTCTTTCCGCAAACGTTTTTCCTGATGGAAGATTTGTACGATTGCCATCCCTTGTAATGACTCACTCATCTTAGCATTCAACTCACTTAGTCTTTCACGTTGCGAGTGGAAAAAGATAGAACTAAAATGCCTATATGTCATCGTTAATCCAACTATTATCGGTAGTAACGCTAATGTGAAAAATGCCAGTTTCACATTTAATAAAAACATCGCTATAAAAACACCAATCAAGAAAACTATGTTTTTAATAAAAGTTGATAACACACTAACAAACAATTCTTTTATCGCCTCAGTGTCATTCGTGATTCGAGAAACTAAACCACCCGTAGGTTTACTATCAAAGTATTTTAACCCGAGTTTATGAACATGCTCGAAGACATCAATTCGTAATTCATGAATGATTTTCAATGCAACTGATTGAAAAATGTATAATTGAAAATAATCTGCAACAATACTAATTAGGTGTGCTCCCATATAAAAAATTGCAAACATCACTAACGGTTGAGTAGGAAAATAATTCAAAGTCAAATAATCATCTATGAATACTTTCACAATATATGGACCGACAAGCTGTCCCGCTGTTGCTACAATTAATAATAAAAATGCAACACTAAGCTGCTTCTTAAACGGTGAACCGTAGTGTAATAATCTTTTGAAACTTCTCCATTGCATCTTTGCTTGCTCATTTCCATTGGTCATGTTTAAAAACCCCCGTCCTCGACTAACGACTCCATCTGTTGGCGAAGAAACGTCTCTCGGTACCAGCAGCCTTGCTGACTCATTAAACTGTCATGTGTACCCCGCTCACTGATTTTCCCTTCATCTAATACTAAAATTAAATCAGCATGACGGACTGCACTTAAGCGATGTGCAGTAATAATTGTTGTCTTATGTGATCTTACTCTTTTTAACATTGAAAGAATAGAAGCTTCTGTCTTACCATCAACTGCTGATAAAGAGTCATCTAAAATTAGAATTTCTGGTTTGATAAGTAATGCTCTTGCTATCGAAATCCTCTGCTTTTGACCGCCCGATAATGTAACACCTTTCTCTCCAACAACAGTTTCATATTTTTGTGGAAACCCTATGATATCGTCATGTACTTGTGCGATTTTACTAGCTTCTATGATTTCTTCATATGAAGCATTAGGGTGACCAAACGCAATATTATCTGCAACTGTAGATGAGAAGAGAAAATGATCTTGTGGCACATACCCAAAGGTTCTACGTAATGAATTAAGCGTGTACTCTTTAATATTGTGGTCATTAATTGAAATCGAGCCCTCTTCTATTTCATGTTCACGCATTAACAGTTTCAAAAGAGTTGTTTTTCCAGCACCCGTTTTACCAACGATCCCGAGAGTTTTCCCTTGATTCAGTTGGAAATGAATATCATTCAGTATACTTTTATCGGAACTTTCTTCATAAGCGAATCTACTAACCTCATATTTAATATCGCCTCTAACAGTTTCATTAAACTTTGAATGTTTATCTGTAATAACAGCTTCTTCATTTAATAATGAACTGACACGATCATATGAAGCTCTACCTCTTTCAACGATATTAAATAACCAACCAAATGCTAACATTGGCCAAATTAATAATCCCAAATAAGTTGTAAATGAAACTAGTTCACCAACAGTCATCGCTCCATTTACAACTTCACGTGCACCAAATGCAATTGAAAGAAAAAAAGAAACCCCCACTATTAATGAAATAGTCGGATCAAATAAAGCATCAATTTTTGCTACACGCAAATTTTTCTCAACAACAACATTAGAATGAGAAACAAATTTTTCAGTGTCTTCTCGTTGTTGTCCTAATGTTTTCATAACTTTTATTCCATTCATACTTTCTTGTACTTTGTTATTTAATGAAGAAAATGATGCTTGTGCTGTATGAAAATGCTTGTGTAGCAACTTACCATAGTAACTTGTTAATAATGCCATAAAAGGCATCGGGATTAAACTAATTAAGGTAAGCTTCCAGCTGATCATACTTCCCATTGCAATTAACACGAATCCACCAGTCATAATTGAATCCACAAAGGTTAATACTCCCGCTCCAGCAGTTGCTTGTATTGCTTGGAGATCATTTGTTGCATGAGCCATCAAGTCACCAGTGCGCTTCCGTGCATAAAAGGATGGCGACATATTAGTAAAGTGAGTATACAATTCATTTCTCAACTGACGAGCAAGCTTTACAGATGAGCCAAAAATGAAAATTCTCCATATGTAACGGATGATATATACAACTATACCCACACCCACAAGGATCATAATATACTTTAATAGCAAATCTGTTGTAAGAGCACCTTGTTCAATTTGGTCAATAACATTACCAATTATCTTAGGTGGAATCAACTCAAGAAAAGCAACTATTGCAAGCATCAGAATTCCTGCACCATATGCTTTTCTTTCTTGCCAAAAAAACCACCAAAGATCCTTAAAAACACTCATATTCATTTCTCCTTAAATACTAATATGATGATTCTTAAAATTTAGAATATGTCCATTATATTAACATATTTCTAAATAATGCAAGCTATAATTTCAATACGGTACATGAAATTTTTTATATGCCATTGAAAAAGACACTCATTAAGAGTGTCTCTCATATTACTTTTTCTTAGTTTGCAATTTATTCATGGAGTTCATCATTTGATTAATCTTTTTCTGAGATGGTTTTTGTCCCATCTGCATCATCATTACACGCAACATTTGCTCATTGATTGGTGGATTCTTCTGCAAGTAATTCTCCATATATTTACGAGCTGCAAAGAAACCGATTGCAATTCCTGCGATTAATGCTATAACACCGATTAAAATATTAATCCACATACGAAAAACTTTCCTCCTTCATGTTGTCTATTCTAAAGTGTACTAAATCCTACATTAAGTTACAATATTTTTACGAAGTTTTATTTTAAATAAAGTTTTGTTGTTTTATTGGGTTCAGCCAGCCAAAACGTTCAGAATCAAAATCCATTGCTAAAAATGTTGATTTATACTTTCTCAAGATCTCGAAGAAAATCGTTTCTGCTTCATAACTGCCTTTAGCATTTAATATTATAAAAGAAGAGAACAATGATAACTGTGCTTGAGATGTGCCACCTGCACGCCTAAGTGTCAACGAATGTACATGGCTATCGTATGAATAAGAATTACCTCGATAACGTTTTAATTCCTTCTGAAGTTTATAGTTTAATTCAACAACAGAAACTGGCAATGTTATATAGTCAACTTGACGTTGAAGTAGTTCACTTTCAACCATCTTTGTACGTTCATAATCTGAAAAAAGTTGATAAAGCAATGGCTCTTTCCCAAAATAATCATTTGCAACATCTTCTGATAATAAATAAATGGAATAGTGCCTCATTTGCTCTCCTCCGTTTTCTTTAGTAATGAAAATCTTATCTCCGAAGATTTCCTTATAGGACAAGTATACCCAAACTAAAGAAAAATGATTGTCTATTACTGGAGCAATGAGACACTAGTTTTGTCGAAGAAAAACCCCTTATGCATTCAATCATCATAAGGGGTGAAAATGATGCTTAGTTTTGTAACATCGCTTTTACTTGTGCTTTGACATTATCCACTGTAAATCCATACTCTGCCATTACTTTTTCACCAGGTGCTGAAGCTCCAAAACGATCAATCGCAAGGATAGCTCCCTCATCACCTGCATAGCGTTCCCATCCTAGAGAAGAACCCATTTCAATCGCAAGTCGTTTCTTAACTGTTTTTGGAATAACCGATTCTTTATATTCTTTAGTTTGATTTTCAAATCGATCCCAAGAAGGCATACTAACAACAGAAACATTGATTCCTTCTTCTTTTAAGCTCTTCTGAGCCTCAATTGCTAGTCCAACCTCTGAACCAGTTGCAAGTAAGATCGCTTCAGGAGTCCCCTCAGACTTAGCTACAACATATGCTCCGTGTTCAACACCTTCTTCAACTTCTTGCGTTGTCATCTCAATTGTTGGTAATCCTTGTCTCGTTAACACAAGTGCTGTTGGCTTATCTTTACTCTTAAGCGCAAGCTTCCATGCAGCTACTGTCTCATTACCGTCTGCAGGACGAATTACCGACAAGTTAGGCATCGCACGTAATGAAGCAAGTTGTTCAATTGGTTCATGAGTCGGACCATCTTCTCCGACAGCGATACTATCATGTGTAAATACATATGTCACAGGTAGATGTTGCAACGCAGATAAACGAACTGCTGGACGAACATAATCAGAGAATACGAAGAATGTACCACCATATACATTAAGTCCACCATGAAGTGCCATACCGTTTAATGCAGCACCCATTGCGAATTCACGTACTCCAAACCAAATATTACGTCCACTGTAATTAGCAGATGTAAAGTCAGTTTCTTCATTCATCATTGTTTTATTTGAGCCAGCAAGGTCAGCTGAACCACCGAAGAAGCTAGGTACTGCCTTTGCAATCGCATTAATTGTCTTACCAGAAGCATCACGTGAAGCTGGTTTATCCCCTGCACCATATACCGGAAGTTCTTTCTCCCAACCTTCAGGAAACTCCCCAGCAATAGCAGCTTCAAGTTCTTGAGCAAGCTCAGGATATGCTTCTTTATAAGCTGCAAATTTAACATTCCATGCTTCTTCAGTCTGTTCACCGTTGATGACCTCTGCAAAATGGTCATAAACTTCGTTAGATACATGGAAATCTTGTTCATGTGTCCAGTCATAAGCTTCTTTCGTAAGTTTAATTTCTTCTGAACCTAAAGGAGCTCCATGTGAAGCTGATTTTGCTGATTTGTTCGGTGAACCGAAACCAATTACAGTCTTAACTTCAATTAAAGTTGGGCGCTCTTTATCTGCTTTCGCTTCAGCAATTGCTCTTTCAATCTCATCTAAATCATTACCATCTTCTACTCTAATTACTTGCCATCCATAGGCTTTATAACGATCCTCTACACTCTCAGAGAACGAACGATTCAAATCGCCATCAAGAGAAATGTCATTTGAATCATATAAAATGATTAAGCGATCAAGATTAAGGTGAGCCGCTAATGAAGCTGATTCAGCAGATACACCTTCCATTAAATCTCCATCACCACAAATGCTATATGTATAATGATCAATAACTTCATGACCATCTTTGTTAAATTTCGCAGCAAGATGACGTTCAGCCATTGCCATACCAGTCGCCATAGCTACCCCTTGTCCAAGTGGTCCAGTTGTCGCTTCTACGCCAGCTGTATACCCAAACTCAGGATGTCCAGGTGTGCGACTTCCCCATTGACGGAAGTTTTTCAAATCATCCATCGTTACATCATAACCTGATAAATGTAATAGTCCATATAATAACATTGAACCATGCCCAGCAGATAACACAAATCGGTCACGGTTAAACCAATTTGGATTTTTTGGATTGTGGTTCATAAATTTTGTCCAAAGTTTATACGCCATTGGCGCAGCACCCATAGGCATTCCAGGGTGACCAGAATTTGCTTTTTCAATTGCATCGATTGCAAGTGTTCGCATCGTATTAACTGAAACTTGTT is a window encoding:
- a CDS encoding ABC transporter ATP-binding protein, with translation MTNGNEQAKMQWRSFKRLLHYGSPFKKQLSVAFLLLIVATAGQLVGPYIVKVFIDDYLTLNYFPTQPLVMFAIFYMGAHLISIVADYFQLYIFQSVALKIIHELRIDVFEHVHKLGLKYFDSKPTGGLVSRITNDTEAIKELFVSVLSTFIKNIVFLIGVFIAMFLLNVKLAFFTLALLPIIVGLTMTYRHFSSIFFHSQRERLSELNAKMSESLQGMAIVQIFHQEKRLRKEFEQINDKHYDAGLKGIKLDGLLLRPAVDLIYIFTIIMVLSFFGFQSFDYAVEIGVIYAFVNYLERFFEPVNQMMMRLSIFQQAIVASTRVFQLLDEDDYAPQFNKKESKEIEKGEISFQNVSFSYEGENDVLKNISFTAKPSETIAIVGHTGSGKSSIINLLMNFYNGARGQITIDGKPLSEYNEKSYRSQVGLVLQDAFLFAGTVEENIKMYGNDITKEDVVRASKFVQVHEMIEGLPNNYDFEVNEGGSTFSSGQRQLISFARTMVLNPKILVLDEATANIDTETEEKIQTALKAMRRGRTTIAIAHRLSTIQDADEIIVLHKGEIVERGTHESLISQRGHYYHMYLMQQGNSDELLKQVQI
- a CDS encoding ABC transporter transmembrane domain-containing protein, which encodes MSVFKDLWWFFWQERKAYGAGILMLAIVAFLELIPPKIIGNVIDQIEQGALTTDLLLKYIMILVGVGIVVYIIRYIWRIFIFGSSVKLARQLRNELYTHFTNMSPSFYARKRTGDLMAHATNDLQAIQATAGAGVLTFVDSIMTGGFVLIAMGSMISWKLTLISLIPMPFMALLTSYYGKLLHKHFHTAQASFSSLNNKVQESMNGIKVMKTLGQQREDTEKFVSHSNVVVEKNLRVAKIDALFDPTISLIVGVSFFLSIAFGAREVVNGAMTVGELVSFTTYLGLLIWPMLAFGWLFNIVERGRASYDRVSSLLNEEAVITDKHSKFNETVRGDIKYEVSRFAYEESSDKSILNDIHFQLNQGKTLGIVGKTGAGKTTLLKLLMREHEIEEGSISINDHNIKEYTLNSLRRTFGYVPQDHFLFSSTVADNIAFGHPNASYEEIIEASKIAQVHDDIIGFPQKYETVVGEKGVTLSGGQKQRISIARALLIKPEILILDDSLSAVDGKTEASILSMLKRVRSHKTTIITAHRLSAVRHADLILVLDEGKISERGTHDSLMSQQGCWYRETFLRQQMESLVEDGGF
- a CDS encoding YneF family protein — encoded protein: MWINILIGVIALIAGIAIGFFAARKYMENYLQKNPPINEQMLRVMMMQMGQKPSQKKINQMMNSMNKLQTKKK
- the sirA gene encoding sporulation inhibitor of replication protein SirA, which codes for MRHYSIYLLSEDVANDYFGKEPLLYQLFSDYERTKMVESELLQRQVDYITLPVSVVELNYKLQKELKRYRGNSYSYDSHVHSLTLRRAGGTSQAQLSLFSSFIILNAKGSYEAETIFFEILRKYKSTFLAMDFDSERFGWLNPIKQQNFI
- the tkt gene encoding transketolase yields the protein MSQSIEQVSVNTMRTLAIDAIEKANSGHPGMPMGAAPMAYKLWTKFMNHNPKNPNWFNRDRFVLSAGHGSMLLYGLLHLSGYDVTMDDLKNFRQWGSRTPGHPEFGYTAGVEATTGPLGQGVAMATGMAMAERHLAAKFNKDGHEVIDHYTYSICGDGDLMEGVSAESASLAAHLNLDRLIILYDSNDISLDGDLNRSFSESVEDRYKAYGWQVIRVEDGNDLDEIERAIAEAKADKERPTLIEVKTVIGFGSPNKSAKSASHGAPLGSEEIKLTKEAYDWTHEQDFHVSNEVYDHFAEVINGEQTEEAWNVKFAAYKEAYPELAQELEAAIAGEFPEGWEKELPVYGAGDKPASRDASGKTINAIAKAVPSFFGGSADLAGSNKTMMNEETDFTSANYSGRNIWFGVREFAMGAALNGMALHGGLNVYGGTFFVFSDYVRPAVRLSALQHLPVTYVFTHDSIAVGEDGPTHEPIEQLASLRAMPNLSVIRPADGNETVAAWKLALKSKDKPTALVLTRQGLPTIEMTTQEVEEGVEHGAYVVAKSEGTPEAILLATGSEVGLAIEAQKSLKEEGINVSVVSMPSWDRFENQTKEYKESVIPKTVKKRLAIEMGSSLGWERYAGDEGAILAIDRFGASAPGEKVMAEYGFTVDNVKAQVKAMLQN